The Danio rerio strain Tuebingen ecotype United States chromosome 10, GRCz12tu, whole genome shotgun sequence genome contains a region encoding:
- the si:dkey-184a18.5 gene encoding glutaredoxin-like protein yields the protein MLLSQKLFVAGSLIRQHCTRTQLPVLTLFTKDPCPLCDEAKAELEPYKHRFELQEVDITLPENRVWFDRYRFDIPVFHLNGQFLMMHRVNSTLLEKHLSKAIEQ from the exons ATGTTGCTCTCCCAGAAGCTCTTTGTGGCTGGCAGTCTCATCAGACAACATTGCACCAGGACACAGTTGCCTGTCCTCACACTCTTCACAAAG GACCCATGCCCTCTGTGCGATGAAGCAAAAGCAGAACTTGAACCATATAAACACAGG TTTGAGCTGCAGGAGGTTGATATCACCCTTCCAGAGAATAGAGTCTGGTTTGACAGATACAGATTTGACATTCCTGTCTTTCATTTAAATGGACAGTTTTTGATGATGCACCGTGTGAACTCAACTCTCCTTGAAAAACATCTAAGTAAAGCAATTGAACAATAA